A window from Salvia miltiorrhiza cultivar Shanhuang (shh) chromosome 2, IMPLAD_Smil_shh, whole genome shotgun sequence encodes these proteins:
- the LOC131009432 gene encoding bifunctional adenosine 5'-phosphosulfate phosphorylase/adenylylsulfatase HINT4: protein MSGALSSSCIFCQIARASTPATILHQDDKVVAFQDINPSALRHYLVIPVEHIPTVKKLRRRSEDFALVSNMLDVGRALLQRDAPHAEQYRFGFHQPPFNSVDHLHLHCFALPYTPRWRAMKYLSLGPFVGFIEAEKLLERIKPPAFL, encoded by the coding sequence ATGTCGGGAGCTCTCTCATCGTCGTGCATTTTCTGCCAAATCGCCCGTGCCTCGACCCCAGCAACCATCCTTCACCAGGACGACAAGGTGGTCGCGTTCCAAGACATCAATCCATCCGCATTGAGGCATTATCTGGTCATCCCAGTCGAGCACATACCGACTGTCAAGAAACTCCGGAGAAGGTCCGAGGACTTTGCTCTGGTCAGCAACATGCTGGATGTCGGCCGAGCTCTGCTGCAGAGGGACGCGCCTCATGCTGAGCAGTACAGGTTCGGGTTCCACCAACCCCCTTTTAATAGTGTCGATCACCTCCATCTGCATTGCTTTGCACTTCCATATACTCCTAGGTGGAGAGCTATGAAGTACTTGTCTTTGGGGCCATTTGTTGGATTCATCGAAGCTGAGAAGCTCTTGGAGAGGATAAAGCCACCGGCTTTTCTCTGA